A window of Miscanthus floridulus cultivar M001 chromosome 12, ASM1932011v1, whole genome shotgun sequence genomic DNA:
CGCTGCGGAGCGTCCGGCTGACGAGGCGAGGCGTACGAGCCCATGTGAGACGCCGTGCAAAgctggtggttgggagcttggagGGCGGGGCCGCGGGGGTGGAGGTGACGGCGTCGTGCTGGGAGTACGTGGCGCGCGCCGCGGCCGCGCGGGGCCATCTTGGCTTTTGGGACCGGTGTCGAAAGGAGGCTCCAACTGATGGGTAAGAGCCAAGGGGAATAAAGCCTCGCCAAGTGCATCGATAGGGTTGGATTTGGATTTGTTTTTCGACCCTTTGCATGTGGATCGATGTTTCTTGGCCACAAAGGATGGATTAATTCTGCCGGCGATCGTCGGCTGGGACCTGGGAGCATATTCGATAGTAATTCATCAATGTCACTTCTGTTTTTGATCCATTGTCAATGAGACAATTTCTGTTCAGGATGCCATCTTGGGAACTCCGCTCTGACCAATTACAGCCGGCGGCACTGAACTAGTAGCTGATGCCGATACACTCAAAATGGGTGCACGGGAGCTCGTCTATAAGTTCGCCTATACTACAACCAATCAAGATATCACAGGTGCTCAGCTCAGCAGCCACTGCACTTCCACAAGTTCCACTGCTGCATACACACTAGTTAGCTATGGCCGGAAATTCCAGAGCGATTCCCACGGCGCCAACAATggccatcgtcgtcgtcgccgtcgtgaTGGCGGTGTCCGTGACAAGCGTCATGGCGAAGGACTCGTCGGGTACCCCGAGCTCCCTCACGACGTGGAGCGGGGCAGACTGCTCGGGGGACACGTCAACCATCAGGTCGTGCGGGTGCACCGACCTCGTGTTCTACGCCGGGCAAGAGTTCTACTACCGGGGCGAGACGGCCACGTTATACACCGGGACTGGCTGCGCCGGCAAGCCGTACCAGGTGTTCGAGGACACCCAGGCGTGCGGCGACTTTGGGTGGCGCAGTATCAACATCGACTGCTGAGTGCTGAGCATGCAGGGGAAATTATCCATTCTGCTGATCCTGTGGTTCCGCCCTGTCCTTTCTATATACGTACAATTTTCGTAAAAGTTAGTCCCCTTTCTATAAAACATGTCATATGAAGGACTGAGGTAAAAAATCCCTCCATACAAATTCATTTTATCATTCTCGTGTATCCTCCTCTCAATACTATCCCTCAAACAAACAGAACACCCTCCTGCCCCAGATGAGCCACCGGTAGGTCGTGGCTTACGACTCGTTGCGCTTGCCGCAAAAAAAGAACCTTGACGGACGCCACCGCTCCTCCATGCGGGGCCACAAGTCCCCACCTTCGCCTCACTCTCCGTCTGTGAGGGCAGGGGTGCTTCCATTACCATCACCAAGGCGGTGGAGGAAGAGGCGATGGAGCAAGGGAGGAAGTGGTCGAAGAGGAGAAGATGACCATAGACTGGCCCCCGCGTCGGTAGCTATTGTTGCGCAACCGAGGGAAAAGAGGCAGAGAAAATAGAGTTTTTACTCATTGAAATGTAGGATCCACATATAAAAGGGGATAAAGTTTCTCGATTGTTGCAGTAGCTATATCTCGTAAGAATTTATGTTGTTTTCCGTACAGTTGGGAGCCATTTATGTAAAATATTATAGTTAACAAAGATGACCACATTTATATTACAAAACGTGTACAACAAAATATTGACAAATAAAAATATTCAGTACTTTGGTcttgttttcttatttttttttaaaaatatataatTACTTAGGGTCTACTCCCACCACCCCACAAAACTGCAATCCTTGAGTTCAAATAATATGCCAAAAAAGAATGCACACTATAGCTAGCAGTCCAACTAGCAGTCATAGGTTTTAGCTCATGTGGTACTCACCCATCAAATCCATTGCCCATAAAAAAAAATCTGCCACTGTACCCACCTATTTTTAGATAATAACGAAACAAAGTTCCAGCCTCTACCCACCCACAGCCAAAACAAAAACTCTAGCACCTCGCAGGCAAAAAAAATCCACCGTATCCGGCATAGCCACCTAGATGGGGCTTGTGTTGCTTGTGCTACATTTCAACAGTAGACGGCACTAAGGGCGTGTTTGATGCCGCCCTCGCTTGGGCTTGCCTGCCAGACAAGCGATCGCAGCCCCAGGCGATCAAAATCGAACGCCTGGGGACACTGCCTGGCGTCTGAGCTGCCTGGGAGGcagcatccaaacatgccctaagtcAGTTACGAGTAGCTTTTCATAGGGGTATTCTTGTCATTTGCTAATCACATTGGTTTCCTCTCCAAAGTCTAGAATTGCAGTGGTCATTATTAACAAATTATGTTCTACAGTTTTGTTTTGCAAGTCAAATTGGAAATTTTGCGCAGCAGCAGTGCAGCAAGCCAATACTTGAACTGCTTAATATATGCTACGCAACAAGGATGCAATATTGTTGTCCCGGCCCATACTGATACAGCCCATCAGCAAAATGGAAGGGAAAAAATTAATAGTATAGTATAGCATATAAAACAAATCTAGGCTTTTGGATTTTGATTCGGTGGATTTGGATCAAAAGAACCACTCGGATCCCCAAGGATTGAATATTGATCTGTTTTAGTACGTTTCAACAAACGGTTGCTGGTGGCCACTGAAACACACGGTTGTTCAGTAGACTATTCCAAAGCAACCGATAAATGTTAAAGCATGAGAGTTGAGAGTATAAGTAAGCTGCTAAAAGTATCTGTCGAAAATCAAAGTGCGAGTTCATTGTCCATGCATAGATACGTGTCTCTGCAGCAGAGGACCAGAGTCCAGAGGTACAGAAAAATGAAGGTGCAACCGTGCAAGGCAATAAAGAAATGGACACCTTGTTCCGCAAGAGGTCCCTCCCTGAGAGACCAAGAGAGCACCTGCTCATCAAGGTAGCTGAGAGCAAACTTGCCATTGTTCTTCACCCTCGCCGACGCCCAGTACTTGACCACATCCTCAAACCCGTCACCaattcccttcccttcccttcgccgcttcttcctccccgagcacTTACCATCACTCGTCTTCCTCCTCACTTCTGCTCTTTGGAGGTATAGCAACTCAGCCTACTAGATGATGAACAAGGTAGGAGGAGGGACGGGAGGCGATGATGCAAATGGTAGCATAAGGCCGTTGGGCTCGTTTTGTTTGGTTGATAATGGACAGGGCAGTAGTAATGGGTATCAAGCGCTTCGTTGCTCTAGAAAAACCATTGCACTTCCCCATGGCTGCACCGAGCACGCGCGTGATAAATGCAGCGAGCCGAGCATAGTGCAGTAGGCACCTTTACCGAACGACCAACCACGCGTAAATCCCTCGTTTACGGAAGATTTTATATTTTGAGACTTTTCTCTTAAAATCTTAATGAAAAAAATTATGATCAGGCACGCTCGTGAAAAAAAATAATTTACATTTTGAGGCGGCCCTTGCTATGGCCTGATGAAACTGACTGGTGCCGCATGATCAAGAAAATCCGTAGATAGGAGTATTTGGAACATCAAGCTAGCTGAAAGCACAGGGGTGGGTGCTACAGCTGCGCTCTAGTACCAGATAAAATCCTGTAGGGCTACACGCCTACACCATTTGCCCATCGTCACGAACTTGCAATCAATCAAGAGAGGCGGTGATAATGGCAGAAGACCCTGAAGATGACAAGATTGTTTGGACACTCGAAGCTCCAGGTGCTGCAAGGTCagcttagagcaaggctaataatatagccAACTGCCGGCTGTATGATAAAAGTTCATAGATAAGGTGTGGAGATGGTGTGGACAGTGTGTCACCAGCGATAACGAGGACATAGGCTAACAAATGGATGGCTAGATGAAATTGATAAGGGCGTGGCTAGCGCGCGGACCCTCACGTAGCCCGCCCCCGTCCGCCTTCACACACCCCACAAGTGCACTCCGCTCCTGTCTCTATGCCCGCCGGTCCTTCCCCTCACTCCCTCCTCTCTCTGACTCTCCCTGCAGGCGACACTCAGGAGCCGTGGTCAGCGGCCGAGGACGAGCACGCCCTCATCACGCCTAGACCCGCAGCAGCCCGTCCACCAgccccagccccccccccccaagcacttgcaacatgaatGCTACGTAAGactgaaaacagatgaaatatttggaacatgcaCTCGCAATTTGtctatgaaacacatgaaacatccaaataaaacatttacaacttgcaacataagattgaaacagctgaaacatattgttgcaacatatgtgtgaaacatatgcaacatccagataaaaaatgaatgcaacatacgtctggaagcagatgaaacattttgaataaatgcttgcaacatgcctctgaaacacttgcaacatcccccgatctactttttcaacatcaagatgaaacaattgcaacatacatctgaaacatctgaaacacttaaaatataaGTATGCAACATATGGAATGaaacatacaaatgcaacatagaGAAGGTGAAGGTCGGGCTGGTCAATTCCGGCCGTGGGGTGGGAGCTGGTGGTGAGCCgcggcgcgcgagcaccaccagcactggCTGCACTCGTGGGTGCCCTGAGCTCGGCTAAGGAAGATTTGAGGCGCGACAACAAGTGCGCCCCAGTGGCCATGGTAGGGTCAGCGGCGCACAACGGCGATGGGGACTGACAGGCAGTGAGGGAGCATGCAGCACAGGTGACTGGGACGAGCGCGCGGCGCGGCTGACGATGGAGGGAAGGGCATGGTGCGGCAGCCTAACGAGCGAGCGGTGGGGGAAGGGAGCGAACGGATGAGCGGCTACGCTGCTTCGAGCGCTGGGCAGATAAACGGATGAGCGAGTGgggatttgttttttttgtttacgAGAGATACGGCCCGCTCCTGCGGAGCCGCGTCCAGGACAGGAGTCACAGGACGGACTCTCGTGGCAGATCATTATCGAATTGATAATCCGATGGCCAGCAAATTGAATCTTCTAGCTGATTGTGTGTGTGTTCGTTTGTTTTACCACCTAGCACTAGCAGTCTGCTAGTCAGGTGAAAGCTGTCATCAGTGCGCCTCATGCAAGCCAGATAACAACAGGATCTTTCAAAACAAATAATGGCAGACGAATTGCATTGTCAAGCCTTGCACCACAACGAACCACATGATAGTTAACTTGCCAAAACAGCACTCAAATTTCTAAATGTTGTCACGGTGGCAAACAGTCATAATATGACCAATACAAATACAGCATAAAAGGCGAGTTCAGGCAACTAGTGTCCAACGAGTTCAGGCAGTTTAACAAGATATAGTTTTCTCTAGTATCACCTCAACCAACAATCATTCGATCTGGGTAACAAAGGCATGATGCCTATTCAAATTGTGAAGCCATCACCTTCGGAGCTCCTCACTTCTCATATGGAATATTTAGGCTTtttctacaaaaaaaaaaaaaaaaacaaaaaaaatgttaCTTCACGTTTACAGTCTTATATATACTCTTGTTAATAGCTGTTTCTATGGCAAGTCCATGTGATTGTGATGGGCAAAAAGTATAATTTTAGTAACCTAATAATAACTATAACGTTAAAAGACAATTTGTATGGCAATAACTAGCGAGTATCGAGTAAAAGAATAAAAGAAGAGTGAGCTTGTGCAACATCTGTTCATCCATTGAGCTCTTTTTTTTTAAGATACTACAGGAGGGGTAGCCCCTATTGGTTTAAAATATATTAATAATAGAAGAAAAAACAGAATCCATCAAGCTCATATTGTTGAACAAAATAGGTGCACCCCAATGTCAGCAACATTGTACCTACAATTTTCTTCCCTTCAGTAGTGTCCTGGTGACAGAAACATGACGCATGAGAATATGGAAATCTTACGTCAACGGTATCTCCGTTGAGGCCTCTGCAAACAAAATGAGGAAAAACAGATAATAACAGTACGACAACATGATTTCGAGGAACTATTTTTGCAATACCTGATACATTGGCATCCTTATGTGAAGGGAGTCCATTCTTGCCAAATTGTTGTAGTCATCAAGCTCAATGATAGCATTTACTAGTGCATTAGAAAGATCTTTGTTGTCACTAGCGTCAAAAAGGCACCCTCGAGCCATTGCATCTTTTACTACCTTCTGCCAAACGGACCTGCTTTGGGCCAAAGTAGTTACATTTCCAACAATCCACAAGCATTGCctgcaaaagaaaaggaaaaacacagATCATTTGTATCAGTACTGACAAGAACTGGAGTTAGCAGATTATTCTTAGCAATTCTGGCAACCATAAAACATACTTCGCCCTTGTTAAAGCCACATTTGTCCGCTGCAGATTAGTGAGAAACCCAACCGAACCAGCTCCATTACTTCTCACTGTCGACATGATGATTATATCTTCCTCTGCGCCTTGGAAACCATCCACTGATTTCACTTTCACAGAGAAGCCGTCATACATATCACAGGATTCCCCCAGTTTTTCTTGGATAGCTCTAACTTGTGCATTGTATGGTGACACAATACCGACAGAGAGCTTGGTTCCTGTAAATACTGACTCTGCAATGAACAGAAAGAGAAAAAGGATGAAACACATGGTCAACCAAGGTATAAGCAATTCAGATTCTTTGTAACTGTATGAACGTTGATTCTCACTTTCTCAGTATATATAAACTCCTAATAGTAATAATCTAAGCATCAAAGCTACAGAAACGCATAAGATCATACCTTCGAATAATCGCTTTACTATCCACAGCACAGCAGCGACTTCTATAGTATTTTTCAGGCTCTGACCATGCTTTTCAGTCGTTTCATGCCCACCTTCTACATTTATAAATGAATATGACCCAAACATTTTGCCTGGtaagaatttcctctcatagttcTTGCACACAACATTTGGACCATCAGACACCTTGCTGTCATAAAAATTGGCAACAGGGAACTTGCTTATCTCTGGGTGCATCCTATACTGAACACTGAGGAGATGTTTATTGTAGCCCAGGGTACTTAACCTCTCAAAAACACTCCTTCCAAAGTATGCATTCTCAGATATCTGAAAGAGTAGGCAGAATTTTCAGTTACAGAATTACGATTTACAACAAAGGAAACAAAGTAGAAAGTATTGACATGAGACATACTTTGCTTTTTACCAGAGCCGGTAACTGGCATTCATCTCCGATAAAAACAGCCTGCCTTATGCCAGGTAACAGCATAGGAATTAAGGTCTCACACTCCTTCAGCTGGGCAGCTTCATCGACAATCAACATTTGCAACAGAGAGGTGTCCTTGTCCACAGGCACACTGTACAAGGAAAAAGAGCTAGAAACAGTACAGAGAATGCAGCTGGCTTTTTGCAGCAGGTACATTCGGATATCTCGCTCGTAGTCATAATATGAGCAATGAAAGCAGTTGGCCCAAAAGGGAAGCTCCAAGTGTTTACTCAGGTACTGCAATTCTTGAATGCAGAGTGATCTTGCCTTACTAAACTTCGACTTTAAGCACTCTTCTGTGTGCACTGATGCTAGCAGATCCGGCCACTTGGCAGGATCATTGTCCTGCTTTATCTGTCCTTCAAGCAGTCCATCCAACCATACATCATCGTCGTCTGAGTTTATATATGTATGAAGAATGTTCAGCAATTCAACCACATCAGTCATGCATTTAAAGCTTTGGCCCATGCTTGGGTTTCGTGGAAAGTCCGTTTGCAGTACCTCCATGCAATTGAATAAATCTGCAGCGAGTTCATTGTAAGTGGCTCTCACGTATTCTTCAGTGGCAATATTACTAACATTTGTTCTGCAGGTTCTGGATCACACCCGTCACCCACATCGTCAGATTTGACTCCTTCACTCTCATAGCAATCTTCTTCATCTTCCGATTCTTCTTCATTATCATAGTACTCATCATCACCATGCTCTATTTCTACATTATCACAGATATCCTCTTGGTCTTTACCTTCACTGCAAGAAGTAACGCTACAATCTTCAGTTTTGTTCTTCTcatggttctttctctctgtttCCTTCTTTTTCGCAAGAATTCTTTCAGTGTACAACTGGTGTTGTTCTGCTACAGCTTTTCAAGAAAATATAGCAGTGACGACAAGCAGAGTCTCCAAGGTTTCTTTGCGAAGCATTTTGACAGACGCCTAGTGCGAGAGCTGAGGAATACCGTGGAAAGTTCATGATCCTCATCTATCTTCATCCTCTTTTTGTTTCCAAACAAAACAATGTCACTTAGGTGTATGTCTCTGCTACCAGAAAACTCATGGACGAGCTTGACAATTCGAGACGCAACCTCTAGTACTGCAGTGTTTGTAGGAGCACAGGCAAGCGTCCGATGTTTTGAAAGCAGCATTGCCCAGAGTAGAGTTCcaatagttttagtttttcctGTCCCAGGGGGTCCCCATATTAGTTTGACGgaagaagagaactttcctgttACTGGAACACAATCTGCAACAGCATTCAGTTGTGACGTGTTAAGCATGAAGTTCTCAAGGCCGAGATCATCAATAGATCGATCTGGGAAGCACCGAGATGATTGGTAGCTTTTCGACATATCCCATTTCACCGCCTTCATAAAGATACAGCAACAGGTCAGTCATCAGGAATAGCATTCACTAATGAGTATGACAAAAGAACATTTCTTTTGTATAGTTTTAGATATGACTACAAGTTTGTTCGAAACTCAATACGTTCCAATAAGTCTTAGAAGACTTCTTTTTAGCGCAAAAGCCTTTCACATATATAATGAAAATTCTCCTCCATGTTTCAAATGCAACTATCATGGGATTCAAAAATTCACTATACACAACCGGTAGGGGAAACCCCTTTTGTTTCATCAAAAAGAACACTCACTATACACAATTTATGCTTAGTTTCTTAATGTGCAGTAAATGAACAAATTGTCTACATCCTACATCCATACTGAACATCGTAATTTCACTGCTATACATATAGTTTAGCATTCATATAAATGCAAGAGCGCAAGCACATTCCATTTTACTGAAACTCACTCACAATCTCAAATTAATACAGGTGCTATTCATAAAACCTACCGCCCATCGAGAATTTGTGGATGCTGCCTTAAATTCAATGAGTCCATCACATGACTAAGAGAGAAAGAGTATACCTTTGACTTGTACTGCCATACTATATCAACAGTGTCAGACACATGCGAGACATTTTGGTTCTCATTTGCTGCAGGAGGTACTTTCTTCTGACGATTATTTCCCTTGTCAAGACAAGTCCAAATGCGGTTGTATGTCTTCATGTTTACCAGAACTactgcaaacagttgttcctttgGTATTCTTGTTACAGGATCAGCTTGGACAGTAAGTTCAGATGACAGTCTGGCAATGAAGCAGTCAGGTGGcaaatcatcatcatcctcacctCCCTTAACAATTTTAGCTAAGATATAAGATTTCACATTTCGAGTCAAATCCGACACCTGTTTAGGCTTTCGCGAGGACAAAACTAATATATCATCCTCGCTGGGTGCGTTAGTTTCCCTGGATCTATCATCCTCGGCTGGCCTAGCAACCTTAAAGCACAAGTATACTTTGTCAGCGACATGCAGCTTCCTCATTTGGGTTACTTGTATAAAGTTCTGATGGGCATAACCATCCAACGCTGAGAACAAATCGGCATGCACTTCTTCAATCAATGGGTAGTAAAATGAGCCGAAGTAACTCTTCGATGATGCAAATGTCTCTGGGATTCTCTTAACCTAACCAAATATCCACGATTTGTAAGATGTTACTAATTAGTATTACATATTGTTAACCAGAAGTAACATGtccccaacacacacacacacaaacaaagGAGAAAGAGGAGGCACAAGACTATCAAGAATTGGTCGTTACCTTCTCCCGGAAGAGGTCCCTGTTGAAGACGTCATCGACAGACCAAGAGAACACTTGATTCTCTAGATAGCTGAGATCAAACCTGCTGAGGTTCTTGTCAACTTTCCTCACCTTTGACAAATATTTCATCATGCACTTCATTCCATTCACTTTCCTTATCGGCATCTTACGGCCACTAGCCTTGTGCTCGCCATCACTCTTCTTGCTCCTCTCTTTTTTCAGAAATGGCATTTCGTTCACCTGGAGGAACAAGCTGCTGGGGCAACTTGAGTCGAGATACAAAGGATGCAAATCTTTTAAATGGTGGACGAGGCAGAGAAGCCATTAATGAGACATTGCCTCCTTCGTTTCCCTCAAAGGACTGTTCCACTTCCCCGTGGAGACACGCGAGTAATGACCTGTGCTACTGTGCTAGCTTTAAAGCTAACAGATTATAAGAATAAGAATGAGATAGTTATAGAATCGCTGGATTTGTTTAGCAAAAGGTTTTTCTTTAGTAAATTATTTTTAGTGCAACAAGTTAAAATTGGTTATAAGTTGTTCTTCAGTCTCAAAATTTTAAAACTTTTTGAagcatatatttatttatatgtttttttattttaataaaaatatttatttgggAATTAAAATCTAGCCTAACAGTCAAACAATTTATAAAGTAACTTCGATTCATTTCTCGAAACGTTTGTTTACTAAGAGAATTTGGATTCATCTAGATCTCTACCAAATACACTCTAAGATCCAAAGGTGAATTATAGTGAGAGTTTTTTACAATTTAAACATTAAATTATGAGTCAAACTATCCACTTTAATCCTACTAGTTGGAGATAATTGGTAAATCAACGTAGCCTTCGGTTTCCTTCCGGTGAGCTCAATGAGCTCCATACGTCATCGTTTGTCGATGGGTCAAAGTCTCAGGGTCAAATATATTTTTCAAACGACTTGCTAGCGCCCGAACCGAACTGAATCTACATTAGATAAACATGTGGTCTTTCTTTTTCTATTCTTCTTCCTTCTTAACCCGCACCTCTCCCGACTCCCCCGGCGCCGCCTACCTCTGCCACCACCAACCTCCCCTACCACACCACGCCGCCCTCCCCTAACCGAAATTGGATGACAACACCACCTTCACCCCAGCTCCGCCAGTCGGATGTCCTCTGCTGCCCGTTCGGCAACGCCCTTGCTGCCTCACTCACTGCCCACCAAACCGCCTCTACCGTCAAGCTGACCACCGTTGTCggtcccctcccccttcttaggCTGCCGGGGTTCCAAAACCCTAATAAGCACGAAAGCGTGCAACGGAACTCAATGTGTCCGAACGTCCTGCCCCAGGCATTTCCGTTTTACAAAAACTATCCAAATTTGTGGGTGGGTCAAAGTCTCGGGTCCTGCTAAGTCGTTGtttaaaatctgctagcatagtTTTCTTAGTGGTTAAGTTATCATATACTATTATCAAGGACTAAATACAAGTAGCATTCCTAAAAATGCAACGTACGATAAAAAGATGGCAAGTGGAATCCATATCTTTTAGCTTTGCGTCTGTAGTTCTGTGAATTTTAAAAGGAGATTATACGAGCAGTTGCACAACCATAAGATTACCATGCTGATACGTCCCTGCACATGTGATCTAGATTTGTCAGTTGTCACTGCTGGCATTCACGAAGAAACACAGCGGATCCTATTGCGTGCTAGATCAGCCCAACCAAATTACTGTGCGTTGTTAAGATTATCATCATGATCCAACCAAGTAACCTGGTCATACAGCATTCTTAACTAAATGTACCATAGCATACCATCACATTGACAATACTACTATGATCAAGACCGACAGGCTATTCAGGATTTAAGGGTTTGGGGAAACGTGCTCATCCAGCTCCAACAAACTATTGTGCTTCCCACACATACTAAATGAAAATCCATCCAAGTCCGGATAACAAATCCAAGTAGCACGCAGAAGATATTACACCTTGGGAGCTCCAAATCTTTCATGGATGGTATTTCTGGTATTTCAGCCTGGTCTGCAAATTATAAACCAAAATATATATATTAATGCCTAGCGACTCATGTTTTTGTCAGCATTTTTTGTCAACTAGCGGGTCCATAGTATTTGCACAGCCAAATTTGTCATCTTTAGTTTTAATCTCCCTGCAAGACAAGATCCGGGGGGACAATTTGAAATACCTGGAACCTCGGCCTACTTATATGCAGTGATTCCATATTCACTGAGTTCTCAGCATCATCGAGCTCAATAACAGCCTTGGCTACTGCATTTGACAAATCTTGTCATCATTAACATCAAAGAAGAGCCCTCGATCTCGCGCGTTCTTGATCATCTTCTGCCAAACAGAATTGTTGCTGGACAAGTTGTCCCGTTTCCCACTATCCATAAGCAATGCCTGCGTAAAAggggaaaaaaaaaactcaatgaTACTATCATTTTACCTCATTGTGCATGCACTCTCCAGATTCAAGCCACAAATAATAGGAACTAGAACCAAATGATCAGCCTTCGTGTATGCAATAAACTTACTTTGCCCTTGTCAGAGCCACATTAGTCCGCTGTAAGTTTGTGAGAAAGCCAACTGCACCAGCTCCATTGCTCCTTACTGTTGATATGATAATGATATCTTCCTCTGCACCTTGGAAACCATCCACAGATTTTACATTCACAGAGAAACCATCGTACATAGTATATGATTTCCCAAGTTTTTCCTGGATAGCTCTAACTTGAGGCATTGTAATGGAGATACAACGCCAACAGACACCTTGCTTCCTTTGGAAACCGCCTCTGCAAATAATGGAGGGGGGATTAGATGCAGTTAACCTTAACCTCTCACTGATTCAGACTTCAGATTTATTTAAGTAATTGCTGTAGTTAACACTGTTCAGTGTGGCAGGCCTAACCTTTGAACAATCTTTGCACCATCCGCACAACTGCAGCAACTTCTATTGTGTTTTTCAGGCTTCGGCCATGCTTCTCAGTTGTTTCATGTCCACCTTCTACATTGATAAATGAATATGGTCCAAACAACTTTCCACTTAAAAACCTCTTGGTATAGTCCTTATGACTGACATTGGGGCCATCAGATACCTTCCCATCGTAAAATGTAGCAACTGGAAAATTGCTGATTTCAGGATGCATCCGGTACTGTACATTAAGAAGGTGCTTACTGAAGCCCAGAGAACTTAGCCTCTGAAAAACGCTTCTCCCGAAGCTAGCACTTCCAGATATCTACAAAATAATAGCATTATAAGTCAAATGCAGCAGTGCCAATCAGAAAATCCGAATGATAATTTGAAGGAGCTTACATTGCTTTTCACAAAGGCAGGAAGATGGTATTCATCTCCAATCAGAACTGCTTGCCTTATGCCAGGTAGCTGCAAAGGGATTAAAGTCTCACACTCCTTGAGTTGTGCAGCCTCATCAACAATCAGCAGCTCCAGAGAATTTGTGTCTTGAGGCTTCTCAAGCAATTTGCATATATTACCCATTGGGACATTGTACAACCTGAATGAGCTTGAAACAGTACAGAGAATGCATTTAGCTCTTGGCAGTAGGTATTGCTGAACAGCTCTTGTATTATAACAATTCGGGAGCTCCAAATTTGTGCGGAGATAACTTAATTCTTGCACACACAAAGATCTTGCCAGCCTAAACTTCAATTTCTTGCATGAAGTAATCCGTATGCAGGCTAGTTGCTCAGGCCAGAGCAGAGGGTCCCCATTGTCTTCTATTTTTATTTCCAGTAGTTCATCTGACCAAATATCATGGACCATCATCCTTGTCATCATTTATCAAAGCATGGATAATATCGATCAATTCACGCACCTCCAGCATACATTGAAAGCTTCGTCCTGTTTCTGCATTTCTAGGATGATCATTGTATAGTATCTCAATGCACCCACATAACTTCCTAGAATGTTTGTTGTACTTATCCTTCAAATATTGCCTTAGAGTTTTACCCTCACTGTACAACTGGTACATGGTCACACGATTCT
This region includes:
- the LOC136496048 gene encoding antimicrobial peptide 1-like, yielding MAIVVVAVVMAVSVTSVMAKDSSGTPSSLTTWSGADCSGDTSTIRSCGCTDLVFYAGQEFYYRGETATLYTGTGCAGKPYQVFEDTQACGDFGWRSINIDC